A portion of the Achromobacter sp. MFA1 R4 genome contains these proteins:
- a CDS encoding ATP phosphoribosyltransferase regulatory subunit — protein sequence MGNWLLPESLADVLPAEARRIEELRRELLDLYRTYGFELVAPPLVEYIDSLLSGTGSDLDLRTCKLVDQLSGRTLGVRADMTPQVTRIDAHLLNRAGVTRLCYCGNVLHARPSDLLSSRELLQIGAEIYGHAGFEADLEIIQLVLETVAIAGVRNPRLDLCHPGVLRALLKSDPAAAELAQDAIQLMRDKDVPGLGELASRAPGIRPETLKALQLLPTLYGGPDVLKTARRELPSLPGVAEALNALQSLVDAMPNVSFSVDLADVGGYAYHSGVKFALYAEGWHDALVSGGRYDDVSRAFGRARPATGFSLDLRKLAAGLPPAERARAVRAPWGQAPALTEAVRRLRRSGEIVVQVLPGHEQDQDEFVCDRELALQDGVWTVRTL from the coding sequence ATGGGTAACTGGTTGCTGCCCGAGAGCCTTGCCGACGTACTTCCGGCCGAGGCCCGGCGCATCGAGGAATTGCGCCGCGAACTTCTCGATCTTTACCGTACTTACGGGTTCGAGCTGGTCGCGCCGCCCCTGGTCGAGTACATCGATTCATTGCTGTCGGGCACCGGCAGCGATCTGGATCTGCGCACCTGCAAGCTGGTGGACCAGCTCTCGGGCCGCACGCTGGGCGTGCGCGCGGACATGACTCCCCAGGTCACGCGCATCGACGCGCACTTGCTGAACCGCGCGGGCGTCACCCGCCTGTGCTACTGCGGCAACGTGTTGCATGCGCGGCCTTCGGACCTCTTGTCCAGCCGTGAATTGCTGCAGATCGGTGCCGAAATCTACGGCCACGCCGGATTCGAAGCCGATCTCGAAATCATCCAGCTCGTGCTGGAAACCGTTGCAATCGCCGGAGTGCGCAATCCGCGCCTGGATCTCTGCCATCCGGGCGTGTTGCGGGCCCTCCTGAAGTCCGACCCGGCGGCTGCCGAGCTGGCGCAGGACGCCATCCAGCTGATGCGCGATAAGGACGTGCCCGGGTTGGGCGAGCTTGCATCGCGGGCGCCCGGCATTCGACCGGAAACGCTCAAGGCGCTGCAATTGCTGCCCACCCTGTACGGCGGTCCGGACGTGCTGAAGACCGCTCGCCGCGAACTGCCGTCGCTGCCGGGCGTGGCCGAGGCGCTGAACGCGCTGCAGTCGCTGGTGGATGCCATGCCCAACGTGTCGTTCAGCGTGGACCTGGCCGATGTCGGCGGCTACGCCTACCACTCGGGCGTGAAGTTCGCCCTGTACGCCGAAGGTTGGCACGACGCGCTGGTCAGCGGCGGCCGCTACGACGACGTCAGCCGTGCATTCGGCCGGGCGCGTCCGGCGACGGGCTTCAGTCTGGATTTACGCAAGCTGGCGGCGGGTCTGCCGCCGGCGGAAAGGGCGCGAGCGGTTCGCGCGCCCTGGGGGCAGGCCCCCGCCCTGACCGAGGCGGTTCGCCGCCTGCGCCGGTCAGGGGAAATCGTCGTTCAGGTATTGCCCGGTCACGAGCAGGATCAGGACGAATTCGTTTGCGATCGCGAGCTGGCGCTGCAGGATGGCGTCTGGACGGTCAGAACGCTGTGA
- a CDS encoding adenylosuccinate synthase — MSKNVVVIGTQWGDEGKGKIVDWLAESVQGVVRFQGGHNAGHTLWINGKKTILRLIPSGIMHPGVTCFIGNGVVLSPEALLKEIEELEAAGLDVRSRLQISEICPLILPYHVAIDKAREARKGEGKIGTTGRGIGPAYEDKVARRALRVQDLFNPALFDEKLAEVLDYHNFVLTQYLGAEAVSANEVRDQAMALAPAIAPMVKDVSSNLYAMQQEGKRLLFEGAQGALLDVDHGTYPFVTSSNCVAGAASAGAGVGPQQLDYVLGITKAYTTRVGSGPFPTELVDEIGTRLATIGKEFGSVTGRPRRCGWFDGAALKRSVRLNGISGLCITKLDVLDGLETIQLGVGYRVNGEFRDVLPYGAHAVAQAQPVLEELPGWSESTVGITEYAKLPAAARRYLERVAEVCGVPIDLVSTGPDRNETIVLRHPLKG; from the coding sequence ATGAGCAAGAACGTAGTCGTAATCGGCACCCAGTGGGGTGACGAGGGCAAAGGCAAGATCGTCGACTGGCTGGCGGAATCCGTCCAGGGCGTGGTCCGCTTCCAGGGCGGTCACAACGCCGGCCATACGCTGTGGATCAACGGCAAGAAGACGATTCTTCGCCTGATTCCGTCGGGCATCATGCATCCCGGTGTCACCTGCTTCATCGGCAATGGCGTCGTGCTGTCCCCCGAAGCCCTGCTCAAGGAAATCGAAGAGCTTGAGGCGGCCGGCCTGGACGTGCGCTCGCGCCTGCAAATCTCCGAGATCTGCCCGCTGATCCTCCCGTACCACGTCGCCATCGACAAGGCACGCGAAGCCCGTAAGGGCGAGGGCAAGATCGGCACGACCGGTCGTGGCATCGGTCCGGCCTACGAAGACAAGGTCGCCCGCCGCGCGCTGCGCGTGCAAGACCTCTTCAATCCCGCGCTGTTCGACGAAAAGCTCGCCGAAGTGCTGGATTACCACAACTTCGTGCTGACCCAGTACCTGGGCGCCGAAGCCGTGTCGGCCAACGAAGTGCGCGATCAGGCCATGGCGCTCGCCCCGGCCATCGCCCCGATGGTCAAGGACGTCTCCAGCAACCTGTATGCCATGCAACAGGAAGGCAAGCGCCTGCTGTTCGAAGGCGCCCAAGGTGCGCTGCTGGATGTCGACCACGGCACTTACCCCTTCGTCACCAGCAGCAACTGCGTGGCGGGCGCGGCCTCGGCCGGCGCGGGCGTGGGTCCCCAGCAACTGGATTACGTCCTGGGCATTACCAAGGCGTACACCACGCGCGTCGGTTCCGGTCCGTTCCCCACTGAACTGGTCGACGAGATCGGCACGCGCCTGGCCACGATCGGCAAGGAATTCGGTTCGGTCACCGGCCGTCCGCGTCGCTGCGGCTGGTTCGACGGCGCCGCCCTGAAGCGCTCGGTGCGCCTGAACGGCATTTCCGGCCTGTGCATCACCAAGCTGGACGTGCTGGACGGTCTGGAAACCATCCAGCTCGGCGTCGGCTATCGCGTCAACGGTGAGTTCCGCGACGTGCTGCCCTATGGCGCGCACGCCGTGGCCCAGGCGCAGCCCGTCCTGGAAGAACTGCCCGGCTGGAGCGAGTCGACGGTCGGCATCACCGAGTACGCCAAGCTTCCCGCCGCGGCCCGCCGCTACCTGGAACGCGTGGCGGAAGTCTGCGGTGTTCCGATCGACCTGGTGTCCACTGGCCCGGACCGCAACGAGACCATTGTTTTGCGTCATCCCCTGAAGGGCTGA
- a CDS encoding phosphoribosyltransferase — translation MSTPTSDDSHLWVTWDDYNRLIERLTLQVHQSGWKFDKILCLARGGMRVGDVMSRIFDVPLGILATSSYREAAGTKQGDMDIAQFITITRGTLSGRVLLVDDMVDTGKTFSKVYDHLKSQFADITELRSAVLWWKGHSLATPDYYVEKLPTNPWIHQPFEDYDSLRPHQLEAWIRKGSQG, via the coding sequence ATGAGCACGCCGACCAGTGACGATAGCCATCTGTGGGTAACGTGGGACGATTACAACCGCTTGATCGAGCGCCTTACTTTGCAGGTGCACCAGTCTGGCTGGAAGTTCGACAAGATTCTTTGCCTGGCGCGCGGCGGCATGCGCGTGGGCGACGTCATGTCCCGCATTTTTGACGTGCCGCTCGGCATCCTCGCCACCAGCAGCTATCGCGAGGCGGCGGGCACCAAGCAGGGCGACATGGATATCGCCCAGTTCATCACCATCACCCGAGGCACGCTGTCCGGGCGAGTGTTGCTGGTGGACGACATGGTCGATACCGGCAAGACGTTCAGCAAGGTCTACGACCACCTGAAGAGCCAGTTTGCCGACATCACCGAACTGCGCAGCGCCGTGCTGTGGTGGAAAGGCCATTCCCTGGCCACGCCCGACTACTACGTCGAAAAGCTGCCCACCAATCCCTGGATCCACCAGCCGTTCGAAGACTACGACAGCTTGCGTCCCCATCAATTGGAAGCCTGGATCCGCAAGGGCTCCCAGGGCTAG
- the rpsU gene encoding 30S ribosomal protein S21: MPIVRLKENEPFEAALRRFKRTIEKTGLLTELRSREFYEKPTAERKRKHAAAVKRHYKRIRSQQLPPRLY, from the coding sequence ATGCCTATCGTTCGACTGAAGGAAAACGAACCGTTTGAAGCCGCTCTGCGCCGCTTCAAGCGCACCATCGAAAAGACCGGTTTGCTCACCGAGCTGCGTTCGCGCGAGTTCTACGAGAAGCCCACCGCCGAGCGCAAGCGCAAGCATGCCGCCGCCGTGAAGCGCCACTACAAGCGCATCCGTAGCCAACAACTGCCCCCGCGCCTGTATTGA